In Pseudorasbora parva isolate DD20220531a chromosome 20, ASM2467924v1, whole genome shotgun sequence, a single window of DNA contains:
- the atp23 gene encoding mitochondrial inner membrane protease ATP23 homolog codes for MADSRAGEDEPNKEQNYGYSLYPERSGSKYKQGSIGESLFTFRHKCHIMLQFAMDTSPYAKLLLAAMSSSGCAVHKDRHFSCEDCDGTVSGGFDAATSQIVLCQNNIHQQAHMNRVVTHELIHAFDHCRARVDWFSNFRHLACSEIRAANLSGDCSFVNEVSRFNFGLREHHQECVRSRALRSILAVRKVSREEAEQVVDEVFDSCFSDHAPFGRIPHSKKDARFAHRDFESRDRYHANL; via the exons ATGGCTGACAGCAGAGCTGGAGAAGATGAGCCGAATAAGGAGCAAAACTACGGCTATAGTTTATATCCCGAGCGCAGCGGCAGCAAATATAAGCAAGGCTCGATCGGAGAGAGTCTGTTCACCTTCAGACACAAGTGTCACATTATGCTACAGTTCGCCATGGACACTA GTCCCTACGCTAAACTCCTGCTGGCCGCCATGAGCAGCTCTGGCtg TGCGGTTCATAAGGACAGACACTTCTCCTGTGAGGACTGTGACGGGACGGTCAGCGGCGGGTTTGATGCTGCGACCTCTCAG atcgTCCTGTGCCAGAACAACATTCACCAGCAGGCGCACATGAACCGTGTGGTCACGCATGAGCTCATCCACGCCTTCGATCACTGCCGCGCCCGCGTCGACTGGTTCAGTAACTTCAGACACCTGGCCTGCTcagag ATCCGAGCCGCCAATCTGAGCGGAGACTGTTCGTTCGTCAACGAGGTGTCCAGGTTTAACTTCGGCCTCAGAGAACACCATCAG GAGTGTGTGCGTAGCCGAGCGCTGCGCTCCATCCTGGCGGTGCGTAAGGTGAGCCGTGAGGAGGCGGAGCAAGTGGTTGACGAGGTGTTTGACAGCTGCTTCAGTGACCACGCCCCCTTCGGACGAATCCCGCACAGCAAGAAGGACGCCCGATTCGCCCACAGGGACTTCGAGAGCCGCGACCGCTACCACGCAAACCTCTGA